The genomic interval cttttctgtAAAGATCGAAGTAAATTGAAAGAGCAAAGAAAATTATAAGAAACGAgattggagagagagagagagacccaACAAGCTCAGAAGAAGCTTAACAGAGAAGGTTTGTTCTTCTTCGCGGTATGACTGAACCATTCACAAGCTGCCATCTGTACCTGTAAAAATACAccttaattttactaatttttcataaaaataaaataaataatttgactattttgttataattttttttagactaattagaattttattgTACCAAATTATGTTTCACGAATTTTTTAAGCTGGTAAAATTTTTCTcaattattaagattgttagatttaaatatTTCGGTTCAATTTCGTTTAATTTTACTAACATAGGGATTTAATATTTCTGACAAGCCCTAGAATGCAAAGAGGAACTAGATTCGATTAACTTCCCATGACAATTCCTAATGATCATGCTCGTACCATATTGAGCTGTTGCCTCAAAAATCGCCCCATCAGTGTTGATCTTCAGCTTCCCAGCATGCGGTTTTATCCAACAAACACTGCTACCAACAACAGTAGCATCAAACAACAGCAGTTCAAACCTATTCTCTTGAGCCAACAGCCAACTAGAGTGACACGACCTTGCCACGCGAACCACATCCGCAGCCTGAGAAGAACGACCCTGCCAAAGAAGCTCATTTCGAGCTTTCCAAATACCCCATGCTACCATCAAGAGCTCATCCACCAAAGCCACTCTACCCCCTGACAGAAACGCCTTAAACCAATCTGCGAAGGTAGATTCTGCAGAAAAAAACAGCCCCACACCCGACCTATGCCAACACGATTGTACAAAATGGCAGCCAACCAAAATGAAAAATGGTTTCagaattacaaaatactttaagcTCTATTATATTAAggtaaataaaaatgtaaaatagttaaaatttaGTTCATGCAAGAGAAACTTATTTCTATAATTTAAAGATAGAGAAATTGGTAAGTATTCCATTGTGTTGTTAATTGGAAAGAAGCTGTTTATAAATTGGATTAAATTATCTTAGAATTTTTGCATAAATTATAATAACATTAACCCATAATCACTCCTTTGGTTTTTGAAAATGATCTTTTAGAAACTAGTTAAATATATTTGGCTCATGGTAATAAgtaataagaaaaatataattggAATGGAACAAACTATTTTGGTATACTCAACCTTAGCAAATTACATTCTTTAAAAGTTCTGAAAGGTTAATAAAACACTGAAAAATCAAAggtaataacataaataaaaaacaacaacaacaacaaaaatggGTCTCAGCTCCAATCTAACTAAGTACAGAGAGTCATGTCATGAGTTTTAACCGTTAAGCAAATCGATAAGCTCACTCTTCTTCATTTTCGAATACCCTTTTAAACCGCGAGACTTGGCTAGTGCCCGTAGTTCGGGTAGTTTCCAGCCACTCAAATCCTCTTGCTCGGTCTGAACCTGTTCATCTTCATCCTCTTCTTCCTCGTTAATATGAGCTTCTTCATCCTCTAACAATTGAACAATCTCTGGCTCATCAATGTGAGCTTCTTCACCTTCTAACAACTGAACAATCTCTGGCTCATCGGGTTCAAGGTCTGACTCGGGCTCATCATCATGGTCAACAGACACTGGCTCATACTCGTCCAGGTCCAACTCGGTTTTAGGAACTGCCTCAACCTGATTTTTCTTTCCTCTCCCGCCTGAATTCACATATGGCATTGAATTGACTGGTTTGTCATCAGAATAAGCGGACTTGAATTTCGTCCGGGGGACAGGAGATCTGCGTTGAAAGTTTGATACAGGTCTAGTAAAAGAGGCATTGGGCGGCTCCTGGACAACATCGTCGTCCTTTAAACCGATGATGGAATCAAACGAGCCTGTGCTTTTTCCTCTAATGTATTGGCCATTCTGTACTTGCTGATCAAACATGAACTCTTTGCTTGTCCCGCTGTTGCTACCACCTCTCCTCGATTGTTCAGTTGAGTGCTTTCTTAATAACTTAAGAAGCGAATCCACAGTTTCGTTCTCTTTACCTTGCCCTTGCACGGCTTCagtcttcttttcttctttagcTGCAGCTCTCTCCCGAAGCTGAGCCTGAACCTTTCTAAAAAGCTCAACAATCTCCTTTTCTCTAGGTCCCGGAGCTGCAGTGGCCTGGAATTTAGGAGAATTTGATAACGAAAAATACGGCCCATTTTTAGAGGCAACGATGTCTGAATCATCAAGGTTTTCATAATTGTCCCTGTCTTCATTTTGCCTATTCCTACCTCGAGAGAAGCTCTGCCTGTTATGCCTTGAGAAATCGGGGTTTCTCTTGTAACTACCGGAACTTGCTTTACAAACATGGGATGAACCAGCAGAAGCAGACCTGAGTGGTCCAACATTGACCTGTGAATGGAAGCTGTAATGAAAACGAGATGAGCAAGGATTCAAGGTGACTGTTTTTTGTGAAACTCCTCCTGGACTTAGGAGACCTTTACCTTCTGATATTCCATAGCCTGCAATAAACcaaagagaaaatacaaaaaatcccAAATGTTAAAACCTCTAACatcatcaaaaaaaattaaaggcaGCAACCATTCAGCAGCTAAACCTACTGTGCAATCATAAAACGACCATAATACCATAAATTTACATTGTGTGATGACCACAGTAGTTTCACAGTATAAATTAATTCGATGTGGTTAAGGCAGCAACCATTAAGTAGCTGAACCTATTtggagtgtttggtaaatagccattatgaaaaaaattattagcaaAATAACCACGTTTAGTTATAAACGACCCAAAATTACACTGTGCCACGATAAAAAAAACAACCATAATACTATTATGATCGTTTTGCGACCATAAATCTACACTGCGTGACAATCACAACAGTCGATGTAGTTATTTTGGCAACATTCCGACCTATTTGTGTAAAAGAACCATTTTTGTTTCCCTTAAAACCCTTTGCACatgaaattttctataaaacaATTTAACAAACATATGGTGAGCAAGGCTAAACTTCtacaaaaaacattaaaaattacACATAATACCCAGAAACATTTCATCAAACAAATGGTAGGCAACACAACTACCTTAGTTCCTATAATCATTTCacaatattttcaaataaaaagcaaAACTAAAAAAGGTTAAAATTCAACCCTGACACTATATATGACTTTATAGGAAGATGTTGTTATCCAAAACCCTCAAATACATTAAACTAAATCTTCCAAAATGGAATCTAAACCCTTTGCACACGAAATTTTGCTATAAACAATTTAACAAACACCTGGTGGGCAAGGCTAAACTTCAACAAAAACATCAAAAATTACACACAATACCCAAAAACATTTCATCGAACAAATGGTAGGCAACACACGTAAAATTACTAAatcaaaaatatgaaattcaaCACTGACACAATATGGGAGATGATGTTATCCAAAACCCTCAAACCTAAATTTTTTTCCCAAATGGAATCTAAAAAGCGTGACATTCAATCCCAAACTATACACCATAAAAACCCAAGCttcaaaaaatagattttttcccACAGTTTCTCGAGAACCAAACAGAGGGAAGAAACTTACCTGGGAAACACTTGGAGACGAGGTGAACGGCTTGCGACATTGGTGGGAAGATGAATAACAGAGTTTGAACTTGAAGGAGTTAGTGAAGATTTGCCATTTCTGaagctttcttcttcttcttcttcttcttcagaaATTTACAGTCAGCTCtgaaaaagtattatttatatatttatttacataaaatatattattgataaGGGACTTTTTGGGTAATATTGAATTTCAGTGAGGGTAATATTGGAAAATCACTCTACCGTCTTCTTGTGTTTTAAGGCGGCAAATTGCGGGAGTTGGTATTGTTGGATCCGACCCGGTAAATTTCGGACTCGGAtctaaataccaaaaaaaattacatgtggtatcatttttttatttatttagattttatatttaaataaaaaaaaaatagcttttgTCCTTTATCTAatagttattttcatttttttttaatgggaAAAAGAAATTACGTGTACAAATCTCTTCCTCACTCCTTCAGTAGCTTAGATAATATCAATGACTATGTGCTAGCTATAAGGATGTTATACCTCCACATTCTACTAAGAATGATACCGTCACAATAAGCTAGCCTCCCAAAATGTCAAACGTAATCTCATTTATGATGGACTATGGTGGGATTCAAACTCTTAACCTAAGCCAGTAAAGACATCCCTACCACTACACCATACAACACGTGGTAAAAGATAATcattttagtttaaatttgatgtttgtaaaactaTTCATGAATTGTGTCGCTCATCTCTTAGCTTCACGTGACTATGTTGATTGTATCTCTTAGCTTCGAGTGGCTATGTTGATAGtcattttaattcaaatttgatgttt from Cannabis sativa cultivar Pink pepper isolate KNU-18-1 chromosome 4, ASM2916894v1, whole genome shotgun sequence carries:
- the LOC133037205 gene encoding uncharacterized protein LOC133037205 is translated as MESTFADWFKAFLSGGRVALVDELLMVAWGIWKARNELLWQGRSSQAADVVRVARSCHSSWLLAQENRFELLLFDATVVGSSVCWIKPHAGKLKINTDGAIFEATAQYGTSMIIRNCHGKLIESSSSLHSRACQKY
- the LOC115714340 gene encoding rho-N domain-containing protein 1, chloroplastic, with translation MSQAVHLVSKCFPGYGISEGKGLLSPGGVSQKTVTLNPCSSRFHYSFHSQVNVGPLRSASAGSSHVCKASSGSYKRNPDFSRHNRQSFSRGRNRQNEDRDNYENLDDSDIVASKNGPYFSLSNSPKFQATAAPGPREKEIVELFRKVQAQLRERAAAKEEKKTEAVQGQGKENETVDSLLKLLRKHSTEQSRRGGSNSGTSKEFMFDQQVQNGQYIRGKSTGSFDSIIGLKDDDVVQEPPNASFTRPVSNFQRRSPVPRTKFKSAYSDDKPVNSMPYVNSGGRGKKNQVEAVPKTELDLDEYEPVSVDHDDEPESDLEPDEPEIVQLLEGEEAHIDEPEIVQLLEDEEAHINEEEEDEDEQVQTEQEDLSGWKLPELRALAKSRGLKGYSKMKKSELIDLLNG